DNA sequence from the Bacillus sp. 2205SS5-2 genome:
ATTTCTCTGCTGTTTTATTGAGTTCTGGTAAGTACTCTTGATAATCCATTTTTCCTCCTTTTAACCGTATTCTTAAAACATTAATTTTAATATTAAACGAAGCTTTCGGATAGATTAATTATCCATTAGTTTCTAAATTCCTTCAACTGTTCCATTAAATGGCCCTTTAATGGAACTACCGTATGTAGTTAATCCATTTATATAAAAAAAAGCGGAAGATAACAAACTTCCGCTTAAATCATATAACGTTAATTTGTATAAGTCTTATTTATTTTATGTTTAATTATCGAGTAAAATATATCTTCCTCTACCTCCCCTTCTTAGCATCCTATACTCAGCATTGACCCTAGAACTTTTGCTTCCACCCTCAGAAACTGAGACCATATCAGCCATAATAGTTCCAAAATCACTCCATTTATCGCCATATTTCAGCTTAACTAAGTGTGTTACTTCTTCTATAGAACATTCTTTATTAAGATGCTTGAATGCGCCAATTATTGCTTCTGGTTGAGTTGTGATTGAATTCCCTCCTACCGATTATAGAGTCAATAAAGCCCATTAAATTTCTTTAATGGACTAAATCTCTAAATATCTCTACAATTCTTTTCGTTATATAAGTATGCTTATGTATAATTTATCTTTTTTTTCCTTCTAAACAATATGTGTTTTTTCGATATCTAGTATTTTCTTTCTTCTACAAACGCCCCCTTTAATGGAAGAGGTTCAACATACTCACTGAACCTCTTATCCAAAACTCTATTCAAATGATTCCGCTATCGAAATCATTGTTTCTTTGTTAATTTCTGTATCTAATTCAATCGTTTGATATTCTAAAATGTAATGATAATCCCCATCTTTCCAATGTACAGACGGACCGGTTATTTCATTGACAGCATAAAAACCTTCATTTCCGTTTATCTTTACTTCTTCTTGATTTTCCAATTCTTCTTCATATGTAACTGGAGATGAATGGACGACCAATGTAAAAATTTCATCGTTTTCACCCGTTATTTTTGTTTCGTGTCTAGTCGATTCGTGTTGCGGTTTCAATATTTCATATTTTGTAATAGATATTGGAAAATTTGTAGGTAATTTAGGTTCTACTCCTTCCTTTTCTAAATCACTTGCAAGTTCGCTGTTATCATATGTCACTAAGTTATTCCCATTGCCATTGTTGGTGCAGCCTATCAGAAGAAAAGATGCTGCAATTATCAAAAAGAAAATACTCCTCATAATGTAACCCCCTTATAATTTTACTTACGGACAAATGAGCAATTAGTTTCAATTATTCAAATTAATGTATCTGTGGGTCTTCCTCCATTATTTTGACCTTAACTTGAACAAAGGGCATTTATATGTTCAACAATCGCCCCCATTTCTGGAACAACTTCATTGACATTAAACATCTATTTTCGGTTTTTTTCCATTCTTGCCCCTGAAATCTAGAATCGTTTCCGTACCCCTTTTTATTTCATCGCCGTAACAAAAATGTTGTATAAGGTTCTTCTACAGCTTCTTTGATCCTAAATTTCAATACTTTCTCAATCCTACAAACTTGATATTCGAGCAATAAGATTAATTCATGAATTGGTGGTACCTCTTCTCCCCAATCGCTTGTTTTAGTACCTGGACTCAATAATTCTGTAATTTGATCAGGTAAGTTAATTTCTTCCCCAGTAAAATGAAAGGCGAACTGTTCTTGGACGACCTATATATGCCCGAGATTCCAGTTACTATTGTTATTATATCCTTCTAGAATGGATAGTGATGGCCCATCATTCATATCTGCCACATGGCCAACCGTATTATCCCGAACAATTCTTAATCAAATCCAAAATGCAGGAGATTCCCGGTTACTGCGTAAATTATTAATAATCAACGCAAAGAAAACAATAATCACCGAGCCGATTATTACCGGTGTAATTAAGTAACTCCAACTGAACTGATAACGGCACATTTTGCATTCGTATAATTTGTTTTTACGGCTAAATGTTAAATAGTATTCAGAGTGATCACATTTATCACACTGATACCCGTTTTTCCATTTCAAACGAAACAAATGATCTTGGCATTCTACTTCTGAAGAGAACTCTTTTTGAAACTTCACTAAGTTCATTTTCATGTAAGCCTTTATATGAATCAGTCTCTCAGGTATTGTTTCTACCATTATACAAGACGAACAGAATAGTATTTTTACCCATTCTGAGGCAAGGGGATACTCCGTTTTCCTAATTTACTAACGAGTTCTCTGCACCCTTCTCTCCAAAGTCAATACAGAAACCTAATCTCTAACCTTCCTTAATCAATCTCCTCATAATACTTAATATTTTTCAGTCAGAATAAGATTGACTCTCATTCAACCTCAAGGCTGAGGATAGACCATTCTTACGTACGTTACAGCTAAATGTAAAATTTTATAAAATAAAAATAAGAAAACTATATTGAAAAATGTCAATTGTATATAAGATTGTAAACCTTGTTTCACAACAATTTTAGTTAAGAGGAGGAAAAATCATGTTAGCACTCCTACACTTTACTCGTGAATTTTTTATCGTCCAGCCTGAATCGAAAAAACAACAAGAAAAAATGTTAACCGCTCGTGCTGTCCTACACACTATAATATTCTAGTGATAGTCGAAGAGATTTCATGTATGAAAAAGCTAATATTCATTTCTTTATTTACGAAGATTAGACATTTTTTATGATAATTCAATTCACAATAGGGAAAATTATCTTTAGCACATTCAAAAGGAGGATTGAACATGACAAACAAAAATGACAATCGTGAACGCAAAAACAAGTATCCAAACAACAAAAAACAAGATACCGAATTTTCTCGTGAAAAAGACATTCGTAGTGAGATAACAAAGAAAGATCTTGGCAAGTAACAAGTGAAGGACAAAGAGCGTTGGTCATCACCAACGCTCTTTGTCGATGGCTATTTTTTAATAAATGTGGTTTTTCGGATGGGAATAAAATCCATAACTTGGATGCCTAAGGGCTCTTTTTTACCATAAAATTATTGAATTCAAAATAAAAAATAAGAAATAACTAGAATTCACCATACTGCCTTAGTTTTCTTTGTAGAATAATGTAAACGAAGAGTGGCTTGTACCTCGAATTCTTTGTTTTTATCCCTTCACTTTTACCATTTGTATCGCGTCAACTTTTTTAACGTATTATCCGCTGCCTTATTTACTCATTTAAATTGCTTTTTTCGTATACATTGTGGCTAGTTCATCTGGTTTTGATTAAATCGCCCTTTTCCATGTTGATTCCCATAAAAATAAACGAAATGATGCCCGAAACAAAGCTATATCACCGTTTATAGACTGGTGCAAAAAGAAAAAAACTTTGCGAAAACAGCATTTCGCAAATAAACGAAAAGAGCCTAAAAAAGACACCTAACGAAATCGTTAAGTGCCTCAAAATCTATTTTTATTACTTTTTTATTTGATTGCCTTCATATACGTTCACATCTAGCGGTGCTGACAAATAATCCGGTGCTTTTTCAACAAATGCTTTGAAATGGTCGCTTGAATTATGACTTTCTACAGCTGCACCATCTTTCCAAGCTTCCACCATCATATACACATGATTTTTCTCTGTATCCTTCATTAGATCATAGGAAATATTTCCTTCTTCCGCTCTAGAAGCGTCCACCAACGAGCGAATCTCTTCTAAAAATGCCTGTTCTTTTACTGGATTAATTTGAAAACCCGCGTGAATAATAATCATTTTGATTATCCCCTTTTCCGTTTTTTATTTCCATTCTGTAATAGTTTCAATTGGTAAACGTATCGATGGATAGCCTGTTTCTGCTGCTTTCCCCATAGAGATCAGCATCACTGGATAGTAACGTTCCTTATCCATTCCATAGGCTTGTGCAATTTGCTCTTTTTCATACCCACCAATTGGATTGGTGTCGTAACCATGTGCACGTGCTGCAAGCATGAGTTGCATGGAAACCAATCCCGAATCAATCAGGTTCATTTCTTTTAACATTTCCGTTGAAACCGTCTCAAATAATCCTTTAATTGCAGGAAGCTGACGATCCCTTACTTCTGCAGGCATTAATCCTTCTTCCACTGCTTTATTATAGATTTCATCTGCATAATCAATATTT
Encoded proteins:
- a CDS encoding transposase, which produces MNLVKFQKEFSSEVECQDHLFRLKWKNGYQCDKCDHSEYYLTFSRKNKLYECKMCRYQFSWSYLITPVIIGSVIIVFFALIINNLRSNRESPAFWI
- a CDS encoding putative quinol monooxygenase — encoded protein: MIIIHAGFQINPVKEQAFLEEIRSLVDASRAEEGNISYDLMKDTEKNHVYMMVEAWKDGAAVESHNSSDHFKAFVEKAPDYLSAPLDVNVYEGNQIKK
- a CDS encoding nitroreductase family protein, coding for MNQSKINDFNEIISGRRSIRTYDPEVKISKDEMTEILTEATLAPSSLNLQPWRFVVIDSQEGKETLAPLAKFNQTQVKTSSAVIAVFADMQNIDYADEIYNKAVEEGLMPAEVRDRQLPAIKGLFETVSTEMLKEMNLIDSGLVSMQLMLAARAHGYDTNPIGGYEKEQIAQAYGMDKERYYPVMLISMGKAAETGYPSIRLPIETITEWK